Proteins from a genomic interval of Zingiber officinale cultivar Zhangliang chromosome 1B, Zo_v1.1, whole genome shotgun sequence:
- the LOC121968315 gene encoding uncharacterized protein LOC121968315 — translation MADGWTDKRQRTLINFLVNFPKGSVFIVSIDASDYAKTGEKIFQLLDQFVERVGEVNIVQVVTDSASNNVLAGKLLEAKRPHLYWTPCAAHCVDLILEDIEKLPDFKATSKKTMSVNAYIYVRPGIVNMLR, via the exons ATGGCAGATGGGTGGACAGACAAAAGACAGAgaacattgattaattttttagtaaATTTTCCTAAAGGTTCAGTTTTCATCGTATCGATTGATGCTTCTGATTATGCAAAGACTGGAGAGAAAATATTTCAGTTGCTTGATCAATTTGTGGAGCGTGTAGGAGAAGTAAATATTGTTCAAGTTGTTACGGATAGTGCAAGTAACAATGTGCTTGCTG GgaaattattagaagcaaaaaggccacacttgtattggactccttgtgctgctcactgcgtcgacttgatcttagaagatattgagaaattgcctgattttaaagcaacatcgaagaagacaatgagtgtgaatgcttacatttatgttcgccCCGGCATAGTAAATATGTTGAGGTAA